From Armatimonadota bacterium:
TACGCCGAGGGATCGTGCCTCATCCAGATGGGTGACACCCATATGCTGGTGACTGCTACCGTCGAAGACCGAGTCCCACCGTTCATGAAAGGGCAAGGCAAAGGCTGGCTGACCGCCGAATACTCGATGCTCCCGCGATCGGGCCGACAACGAAACCAGCGCGATAGCAATCGCGGTCCAAACGGTCGAAGCATGGAAATTCAACGGCTCATCGGAAGGTGCATGCGAAGCGTCGTTGACCTCGAATCAATGGGCGAACGGACGATCACCCTGGACTGCGATGCGCTCCGAGCCGACGGCGGGACCCGCACCGCTGCCATCACTGCAGCCTACGTGGCAACTTACGACGCCATGCGCTGGATGATCGATCAACGAATGCTGAAGAAGGTTTTGCTCAACGAACCTGTCGCCGCGATCAGCGTCGGTGTGGTCAACGGCACCGAACTTCTGGACCTTTGCTACGAAGAAGACTCCCGAGCCCAGGTCGATATGAACATCGTCATGACCGAATCG
This genomic window contains:
- the rph gene encoding ribonuclease PH, encoding MRIDGRTADQLRPVEMTRNFAKYAEGSCLIQMGDTHMLVTATVEDRVPPFMKGQGKGWLTAEYSMLPRSGRQRNQRDSNRGPNGRSMEIQRLIGRCMRSVVDLESMGERTITLDCDALRADGGTRTAAITAAYVATYDAMRWMIDQRMLKKVLLNEPVAAISVGVVNGTELLDLCYEEDSRAQVDMNIVMTESGKFVEVQGTAESEPFSAETLGKMLALGKKGILNLIDLQKQVLSEGV